The Argentina anserina chromosome 3, drPotAnse1.1, whole genome shotgun sequence genome includes a region encoding these proteins:
- the LOC126789586 gene encoding uncharacterized protein LOC126789586 has protein sequence MAGQEASIEEVAATRREMLRALRAAQELSNILDGDSANVDNNTHLANEVSEKTNTSLKFRNYFPLDKKLIKEQEGKLETGPTYQFDDPIGPVVPSPLPKLFSDKLFKDLVPKPPHFELLRDVQKRLDKLERQTQIALCKIKEQERLQQEDGTT, from the coding sequence ATGGCTGGTCAAGAGGCCTCCATTGAAGAAGTTGCTGCAACACGGAGAGAGATGTTAAGAGCCCTTAGAGCTGCACAGGAACTTTCAAACATTCTGGATGGGGACTCTGCTAATGTTGACAATAACACTCATCTTGCCAACGAAGTTAGTGAGAAAACTAATACGAGTCTGAAGTTCCGGAATTATTTCCCTCTTGATAAGAAGCTTATTAAGGAACAAGAAGGAAAGCTTGAAACTGGTCCAACGTACCAGTTCGATGACCCTATTGGACCAGTAGTGCCATCTCCACTCCCTAAACTCTTCTCTGATAAATTGTTCAAGGATCTTGTTCCCAAACCACCACACTTCGAACTTCTAAGGGATGTGCAGAAAAGGCTCGATAAGCTTGAAAGGCAAACGCAGATAGCGTTATGTAAAATCAAGGAGCAAGAAAGGCTGCAGCAAGAAGATGGAACGACATAA
- the LOC126786464 gene encoding uncharacterized protein LOC126786464, with product MGEEEQSKEAADQPTVAGESRLRQAIQSISSLISLTYSIKIFAGKWKTITAKLEELNSGLAAVDGDEAPVLSGVLGPTMATVDECHDLARRCVDLSYSGKLLMQSDLDKLAAKLNLHAGKLSEIYNAGALSHRFAIVVSRPGIGACRDDMRFYVRDLMTRIKVGDSEMKLQGLKNMFDSIVEEDKYVKVVVEQSEVVGLLIVFLDSNEVEIQDWSAKIVSLVSGFGFCKGVLIGAGVIAPLIRVLESGSEIGKEEAARSLMRLTENGDNGWSISAHGGVTALLKLCESGESSSRLVGSACGVLRNLVGVEEIKRFMVDEGAVGTFIGLVRSKEEGLQINAIEFLQNVACGDEGVRNMVIKEGGIRALLRVTEPRSDCSCKVREIALRAIENLCFCCNSSVGVLVKYGFVDQLMYFLRNGEVSSQELALKVAIRLCDASEEAKKAMGDANFMTELVKFLDSKSYEVREMAAEALSSMVLNPKNRKRFVQDDRNIGLLLQRFDPDQLGNAGNKKFLFSILMSLTSCNSGRRKIAHSGYLKNIEKLAEAEVSDAKRLVKKLSTNRFRSMLSGMWHS from the coding sequence ATGGGGGAAGAAGAGCAGAGCAAAGAAGCCGCCGACCAACCCACCGTCGCCGGAGAATCAAGACTCCGGCAAGCCATTCAGTCCATCTCGTCCCTCATTTCCCTCACCTATTCCATCAAAATCTTCGCCGGAAAATGGAAAACCATTACAGCCAAGCTCGAAGAACTCAACTCCGGCCTCGCCGCCGTCGACGGGGACGAAGCCCCAGTCCTCTCCGGCGTTCTGGGCCCCACCATGGCCACCGTCGACGAGTGCCACGACCTCGCTCGCCGCTGCGTCGATCTTTCCTACTCCGGCAAGCTTCTGATGCAGAGCGACCTCGACAAGCTCGCCGCGAAGCTCAATCTCCACGCCGGAAAGCTCTCGGAAATCTACAACGCCGGCGCGCTGAGTCACCGCTTCGCCATCGTGGTGTCGAGACCCGGAATTGGGGCTTGCAGAGACGACATGAGGTTCTACGTTAGGGACTTGATGACGAGAATCAAGGTCGGCGATTCCGAGATGAAGTTACAAGGTTTGAAGAACATGTTTGATTCGATTGTGGAGGAAGACAAGTATGTTAAGGTGGTCGTGGAACAGAGTGAGGTTGTGGGTTTGTTGATTGTGTTTCTCGATTCGAATGAGGTGGAGATTCAGGATTGGTCGGCGAAGATTGTGTCTTTGGTTTCCGGTTTTGGATTTTGTAAAGGGGTTTTGATCGGCGCTGGAGTTATTGCGCCGTTGATAAGGGTTTTGGAGAGTGGGAGTGAAATTGGGAAAGAAGAAGCTGCGAGAAGTTTGATGAGGTTGACTGAGAATGGAGACAATGGGTGGTCTATTTCAGCTCATGGAGGAGTCACAGCTTTGCTTAAGTTATGTGAAAGTGGGGAGAGTTCAAGTAGGTTGGTTGGTTCAGCTTGTGGGGTGCTTAGGAATCTTGTTGGGGTGGAAGAGATAAAGAGGTTCATGGTTGATGAAGGAGCTGTAGGGACTTTTATTGGGCTGGTGAGGTCTAAAGAGGAAGGGCTGCAGATCAATGCAATTGAGTTTCTGCAGAATGTAGCTTGTGGGGATGAAGGGGTGAGGAATATGGTGATTAAGGAAGGTGGGATTCGAGCATTGCTTCGAGTTACGgagccaagatcggattgttCATGCAAAGTGAGGGAGATTGCGTTGAGGGCAATTGAGAATTTGTGTTTCTGTTGCAATAGTAGTGTTGGTGTTTTGGTGAAGTATGGGTTTGTGGATCAGCTAATGTATTTTTTAAGAAATGGGGAGGTTTCGAGTCAGGAATTGGCGTTGAAGGTGGCGATTAGGCTTTGTGATGCATCGGAGGAAGCCAAGAAGGCAATGGGGGATGCAAATTTCATGACGGAGCTGGTTAAGTTTCTTGATTCCAAGTCATATGAGGTTAGGGAAATGGCGGCCGAGGCGCTCTCCAGCATGGTTTTGAACCCCAAAAATCGTAAACGTTTTGTGCAGGATGATCGGAACATAGGCCTTCTTCTGCAGCGGTTTGACCCAGACCAGCTAGGAAATGCAGGTAACAAGAAGTTCCTGTTCTCCATTTTAATGTCATTGACAAGTTGCAACAGTGGGAGAAGGAAAATTGCGCATTCTGGGTACTTGAAAAACATTGAGAAACTTGCAGAAGCAGAAGTTTCAGATGCCAAGAGACTTGTCAAGAAATTATCCACAAACAGATTTCGAAGTATGTTAAGTGGAATGTGGCATTCTTGA